The following are encoded together in the Drosophila takahashii strain IR98-3 E-12201 chromosome X, DtakHiC1v2, whole genome shotgun sequence genome:
- the SLIRP1 gene encoding SRA stem-loop-interacting RNA-binding protein, mitochondrial: MATAAAVAKVGKSVHRIFVGNLPWTVGHQELRGYFREFGRVVSANVIFDKRTGCSKGYGFVSFNSLAALEKIENEQKHILEGNYLNIQKS; encoded by the coding sequence ATGGCCACCGCCGCAGCTGTAGCAAAAGTGGGAAAATCAGTGCACCGCATTTTCGTGGGCAATCTGCCGTGGACGGTGGGCCACCAGGAGCTGCGCGGCTACTTTCGCGAATTCGGACGCGTGGTGTCCGCCAACGTGATCTTCGACAAGCGCACCGGCTGCTCCAAGGGCTACGGCTTCGTTAGCTTCAACAGCCTGGCGGCGCTGGAGAAGATCGAGAACGAGCAGAAGCACATACTGGAGGGCAACTACCTGAATATACAGAAATCCTAG
- the anox gene encoding acyl-CoA-binding domain-containing protein 6: MSDSDTDPEEELFHLAAEHVARQTSSLASADLLLLYGYYKQATEGSCEEPSPGLLQLRARSKWQAWRSLGKMSQSKARQSYVRKLEELQPNWREKRKPGWVVHSIESAPLEDQRADSEKTPFDHVKENNLERLRELLAPGDLAKLDEHGMALIHWATDRNAVEIIRFLVHSGASVDQRDAEQQTPLHYAASCGHLEALRCLLELRANLELCDSDGQTCYDVADDEQICQVLRTERERLSGSAS; the protein is encoded by the coding sequence ATGTCCGATAGCGATACGGATCCCGAGGAGGAGCTCTTCCACCTGGCCGCCGAGCATGTGGCCAGGCAGACGAGCAGCCTGGCCTCCGCCGACCTGCTGCTCCTCTACGGCTACTACAAACAGGCCACCGAGGGCTCGTGCGAGGAGCCCAGTCCCGGGCTGCTCCAGCTGCGGGCACGCAGCAAGTGGCAGGCTTGGCGGAGTCTCGGCAAGATGTCCCAATCGAAGGCCAGGCAGTCGTATGTCCGCAAACTGGAGGAGCTGCAGCCGAATTGGCGGGAGAAGCGCAAGCCCGGCTGGGTGGTGCACTCCATTGAGTCGGCGCCGCTGGAGGATCAGCGGGCGGACAGCGAAAAGACCCCCTTCGATCATGTCAAGGAGAACAATCTGGAGCGGTTAAGGGAGCTGCTGGCGCCCGGAGATCTCGCAAAGTTGGATGAACACGGCATGGCCCTCATCCATTGGGCCACCGATCGCAATGCCGTCGAGATCATTCGGTTTCTGGTCCACAGCGGAGCGAGTGTCGATCAGCGGGATGCCGAGCAGCAGACGCCGCTGCACTATGCCGCCAGTTGTGGTCACCTGGAGGCTCTGCGCTGCCTGCTCGAGCTGCGCGCCAATCTGGAGCTCTGCGATTCCGATGGACAGACCTGCTACGACGTGGCCGACGATGAACAGATCTGCCAGGTGCTCCGAACGGAGCGAGAGCGCCTCAGTGGATCCGCCTCCTAA